AGGTGGAAGCCATGCTATTGGCAGGGAAACAAGCAAACCACCGCGGCATCCCTGTGGTGGTGGACCCAGTGGGTGCCGGTGCGACTCGTTTTCGTACGGAAAGCGTCCGGCGCATACTAGAGGAGGTTCAAGTGGCTATCTTAAAGGGGAATGCTGCGGAAATCGCCACATTGGCTGGGGAGCGCGCCGAAGTGCGTGGTGTAGACGCCGGGGAAGTGGCCGTAGATCCCATTCAGACAGCTGAAACGCTGGCCCGGCAACTCAACTCCGTAGTGGTGGTGACGGGAAAAACGGACATCATCACCGACGGTACTCGAACAGCTTGTATTGACAACGGACATCCCATGATGGGCTGCATCACCGGAACCGGCTGTATGGGCGCCTCCGTCCTCGGTTGTTTTGCTCCGGTAGTTGACGATCCTTGGGTTGCGGCTGTCGCCGCCGTCACTGCCTACACGATCGCGGGAGAGATCGGCGGAGAACAGGCGGACGGACCTGGCAGTTTCAAATGGCGGTTCTTCGATGCGATGGCCGGGCTGAACGCTGAAATGATTGCGGAGAAAGCGAAAATCCGGCAGGTCGCACCCTCACCGAATCCTTGAGGGGTTCATCCCCCCTTCGCGCATGATCTCGATCAAACGATCAAATGCTGGCGAAGGGGGAATTACATCCCCGGCCGCGAAACGTTGGATTGTCCGAGCGACGAGCGACCATGACCAAATGAATCATTCGATTCCGATCCAAAAATCA
This DNA window, taken from Polycladomyces subterraneus, encodes the following:
- the thiM gene encoding hydroxyethylthiazole kinase, which encodes MDILQFAQLLNRVREMRPLVHHITNAVTINDCANITLHTGGAPVMAHAPEEVEEMVGLASSLVLNIGTLTSSQVEAMLLAGKQANHRGIPVVVDPVGAGATRFRTESVRRILEEVQVAILKGNAAEIATLAGERAEVRGVDAGEVAVDPIQTAETLARQLNSVVVVTGKTDIITDGTRTACIDNGHPMMGCITGTGCMGASVLGCFAPVVDDPWVAAVAAVTAYTIAGEIGGEQADGPGSFKWRFFDAMAGLNAEMIAEKAKIRQVAPSPNP